One Ornithinicoccus hortensis genomic window, GCAGCGCTCGGCCAGGACGCACGCCATCCTGCGCCGCGCATTCCTCGAGGAGGCCACCGCGGTGGGGCCGCTGGCCGCCGCCACCACGTCCACGGCGGTCGTCGTCGCCCTGGCCGTGGGCACGCTGGGTCCGATCGCCGTCCCGCTGTTCCTGATCCCGCTGATGCTGCTCAATCTGGCGGTCGCCCGCCAGGCAGGGGTCCGCACCGCCCAGCGCCAGACGATCTTCGCGCTGTCCCGGCTCACCGACCTCAGCGGGTACACCTCCCCGGGGCACGCGGCGCGGGTGGCCGACTACTCGGTCGCCATCGGCCGGGACATGGGGATGTCGGAGCGGGAGCTGGTGGACCTGCAGGCCGCCGCCCTGCTGCACGACCTCGGCCAGGTATCGCTGCGGCGCCCGATCCCCGGCGGCGCGACCCTGCTCACCTCCCCGCTGGACCAGCGGCGGATCGCCGCGGCGGGTGCGGCGATCCTGTCCCGCACGGCGGAACTGTCCCGACTGGCCACCGTCGTGCAGGACCAGGCCGTCGCCTACCGACGGACCACGGACACCGGGATTGTCTCCCTGGCGAGCCGGACACTGAAGGTGGCCAACGCCTTCGACGACCTCGTGGGGCCCGATCGCGAGCCCGAGGCGGTGCGGCGGGCCACCCAGCGGCTCCGGCTCAGCGCCGGGTACGAGTACGACCCGCTGGTCTTCCGCTCGCTGTGCCGCGTCCTGCAGCGGGAGGGGCTGCTGTCGGGCCGGGACGTGGTGCGGCTCGACGTGTGAGCCCGGCCGGTTAGCCTGGGACGGTGCTGCTCGCTCTCGACACCGCCACCGCCTCCGTGGGG contains:
- a CDS encoding HD-GYP domain-containing protein, producing the protein MRVQLSGETVDRILVTVAALIVLGSLVLLVGTVQPVGSAAVALHLMFLVTIALSENWRVRIPNSRELAPLAVASSVAFAVTAELPQNVTVTHVPGLVIVGTALASFAGHALYARTADLPMDLSLVATRVIVVALAAMLARTVPYEGATLVDRIDTVGDDRWWVALALFVVAGLAIGWQILLMSVQRSARTHAILRRAFLEEATAVGPLAAATTSTAVVVALAVGTLGPIAVPLFLIPLMLLNLAVARQAGVRTAQRQTIFALSRLTDLSGYTSPGHAARVADYSVAIGRDMGMSERELVDLQAAALLHDLGQVSLRRPIPGGATLLTSPLDQRRIAAAGAAILSRTAELSRLATVVQDQAVAYRRTTDTGIVSLASRTLKVANAFDDLVGPDREPEAVRRATQRLRLSAGYEYDPLVFRSLCRVLQREGLLSGRDVVRLDV